From Aristaeella lactis, the proteins below share one genomic window:
- a CDS encoding HU family DNA-binding protein, producing MNKGELIAALAAKTEMTKKDSEAALNAVLDVIAESMAKGEKVQLIGFGTFEAKNRPARVARNPRTGASVKIAACKAPAFKAGKALKDAVNK from the coding sequence ATGAATAAGGGTGAACTGATTGCTGCTCTGGCAGCCAAGACCGAAATGACCAAGAAAGATTCTGAAGCCGCTCTGAACGCCGTTCTGGACGTGATCGCTGAGAGCATGGCCAAGGGTGAAAAAGTGCAGCTGATCGGCTTTGGTACCTTCGAAGCCAAGAATCGTCCTGCCCGCGTTGCCCGTAACCCCCGCACCGGCGCTTCTGTGAAGATCGCCGCCTGCAAGGCTCCCGCTTTCAAGGCCGGTAAGGCTCTGAAGGACGCTGTGAACAAGTAA
- the miaA gene encoding tRNA (adenosine(37)-N6)-dimethylallyltransferase MiaA, giving the protein MLPKMIVIEGTNASGKSSLGVQLAARFGGEIISADSRQVFRRLDLGSGKITPEEMNGVPHHLLDVRDPGQFFSMADFQRLSYEAIDDILSRGRVPFLVGGTGLYVDAVADGYELSDKAPDQALRAHLETFETPELYEMLKQKLPDTDIDPKNRHRVMRALEKLEADDYRPAGKSPRYELLKLGVTWPREILKHRIDERLEKRLQEGMVEEVKALLDEGVSETFMVKLGLEYKYLTWYLTGKIGYEQMKEELAASIKKFAKRQMTWFRRDPRVHWLDMANDPVTEASSLIETFLNLSR; this is encoded by the coding sequence ATGCTTCCGAAAATGATCGTGATTGAGGGGACGAACGCCTCCGGGAAAAGCTCCCTGGGGGTTCAGCTGGCTGCCCGTTTCGGAGGCGAAATCATATCCGCTGATTCCCGCCAGGTCTTCCGTCGGTTGGACCTCGGTTCCGGTAAGATCACCCCGGAAGAGATGAACGGCGTTCCCCATCATCTGCTGGATGTACGTGATCCAGGTCAATTCTTTTCCATGGCAGATTTCCAGCGCCTGTCCTATGAAGCAATCGATGATATCCTGTCCCGTGGCCGTGTGCCCTTCCTGGTCGGCGGTACAGGCCTGTATGTGGATGCTGTTGCGGATGGTTATGAGCTGAGTGACAAAGCGCCGGACCAGGCGCTCCGTGCTCATTTGGAAACCTTTGAAACCCCTGAACTGTATGAAATGCTGAAACAGAAGCTGCCAGATACGGATATCGACCCAAAGAACCGTCACCGGGTCATGCGCGCCCTGGAAAAGCTGGAAGCGGATGACTACCGTCCCGCCGGCAAAAGCCCCCGCTATGAGCTTCTGAAGCTCGGTGTCACCTGGCCCCGGGAGATCCTGAAGCATCGGATCGACGAGCGGCTGGAAAAGCGCCTGCAGGAAGGCATGGTGGAAGAGGTCAAAGCCCTGCTGGATGAGGGTGTCAGTGAGACCTTTATGGTCAAACTCGGCCTGGAATACAAATACCTGACCTGGTATCTGACCGGTAAAATCGGTTATGAACAGATGAAGGAAGAGCTCGCCGCCTCGATCAAAAAGTTCGCCAAGCGCCAGATGACCTGGTTCCGCCGTGATCCCCGCGTCCACTGGCTGGATATGGCAAATGATCCGGTCACCGAAGCCTCTTCCCTGATCGAAACGTTCCTAAACTTATCACGCTAA
- a CDS encoding zinc-ribbon domain-containing protein — translation MSIICGQCGKTIEGEDMAFCPYCGTKLEIKSTTEPQNEEAEQWIRKARAVTSYPERKKILQKGLDACPGNREIEWEMLFVGEEEKTRGRVFDFSVIKCWALEFYRKPKDFSREKKDKMRSCLFDAPELKRCLNRFDNPEEKQNEYLQRLCREYVELFLEGNNQVMGNIFGFQLERNKEKKLAVPVAEMIGRIQEDENLLPEQREQLWKALYQGYAARTGGKTEYLDERLNQ, via the coding sequence ATGAGTATCATCTGCGGACAATGCGGCAAAACCATTGAAGGCGAAGACATGGCTTTCTGCCCTTACTGCGGTACGAAGCTGGAAATAAAGAGCACAACAGAACCTCAGAATGAGGAAGCGGAACAGTGGATCCGGAAAGCCAGGGCTGTGACCAGCTATCCGGAACGGAAGAAGATCCTGCAGAAAGGGCTGGATGCCTGCCCCGGAAACCGGGAGATCGAATGGGAGATGCTGTTTGTCGGGGAAGAGGAAAAGACGCGCGGCCGCGTTTTTGATTTCTCCGTCATTAAGTGCTGGGCGCTGGAGTTCTACAGGAAGCCGAAGGATTTTTCCAGAGAGAAGAAGGACAAGATGCGCAGCTGCCTGTTTGACGCGCCTGAACTGAAAAGGTGCCTGAACCGGTTTGATAATCCGGAGGAAAAGCAGAACGAGTATCTGCAGCGTCTCTGCCGGGAATATGTGGAACTGTTCCTGGAAGGAAACAACCAGGTGATGGGGAATATCTTCGGGTTCCAGCTCGAACGAAACAAGGAGAAAAAACTTGCTGTGCCTGTGGCGGAAATGATCGGGCGGATTCAGGAAGACGAGAATCTGCTGCCGGAACAGCGGGAGCAGCTGTGGAAAGCGCTGTACCAGGGGTATGCCGCCAGGACGGGCGGGAAGACAGAGTATCTGGATGAGAGGCTGAATCAATGA
- a CDS encoding ABC transporter permease subunit gives MDKKAIVSTLKKNAMLVVLVLVYLFFMVLTGGGIFRPTSFNALISQNAYVYILGCGMLMCMLTGGNIDLSCGAFVCLLGAISGVLMVIQGWGTGVSLLVVLLIGIVYGCGLGALVAYVHVPPWIATLAGYLAFRGLGTAILRANSPTGSIGPFPDSFLNVFSRVIFKTPEGVMNIPCIVLGIVAAALVVFLVFRNRAVRLKKGYEADSMGAAVAKSGIGAAVILLVMYKLSLAGGIPTVLLWVAGIVLIYSFITSKTTIGRHFYVVGGNIEAARLSGVNTKRIMFLAYLNMAVLTSISAMTVIARFTAANANAGKNFEMDAISACVVGGVSASGGAGSILGMVIGATLIGVINLGMFQISLDANYQRVVKGFVLLAAVVFDILSKKKQS, from the coding sequence ATGGATAAAAAAGCAATTGTATCTACCCTGAAAAAGAATGCCATGCTCGTCGTCCTGGTCCTTGTATATCTGTTCTTTATGGTTTTGACCGGAGGCGGTATCTTCAGGCCGACAAGCTTTAATGCTTTGATCAGCCAGAATGCCTATGTTTATATTCTTGGCTGCGGTATGCTGATGTGTATGCTGACCGGCGGCAACATCGACCTTTCCTGTGGTGCTTTCGTGTGCCTGTTGGGCGCGATCAGCGGTGTGCTGATGGTGATTCAGGGATGGGGAACCGGTGTTTCGCTCCTGGTAGTACTGCTGATTGGTATAGTATATGGCTGCGGATTAGGCGCACTGGTAGCTTATGTGCATGTTCCGCCGTGGATCGCGACCCTGGCTGGTTATCTGGCATTCCGCGGACTGGGCACCGCTATCCTGCGCGCGAATTCCCCCACAGGTTCGATCGGACCGTTCCCGGACAGTTTCCTGAATGTATTTTCGCGTGTCATTTTTAAGACGCCCGAAGGAGTAATGAATATTCCCTGCATAGTTCTCGGTATTGTTGCGGCAGCACTGGTTGTGTTTCTGGTATTCAGGAACCGAGCGGTACGGCTGAAAAAAGGCTATGAAGCGGATTCCATGGGTGCTGCGGTTGCCAAGAGCGGCATTGGCGCAGCTGTGATTCTGCTTGTGATGTACAAGCTGTCCCTGGCCGGTGGCATTCCTACCGTATTGCTGTGGGTGGCAGGTATTGTGCTGATCTACTCCTTCATTACCAGTAAAACCACCATTGGCCGTCACTTTTATGTGGTGGGCGGTAACATTGAGGCAGCCCGTCTATCCGGTGTGAACACCAAGCGGATTATGTTCCTAGCCTACCTGAATATGGCGGTTCTGACATCCATATCTGCCATGACCGTTATTGCCCGGTTTACCGCTGCCAACGCAAACGCAGGTAAAAACTTCGAAATGGACGCCATTTCCGCCTGCGTGGTGGGCGGCGTTTCCGCCAGCGGCGGTGCAGGTTCCATCCTGGGTATGGTGATCGGCGCTACGCTGATCGGCGTGATCAACCTGGGCATGTTCCAGATCAGCCTGGATGCGAACTATCAGCGTGTGGTCAAAGGCTTCGTGCTGCTGGCTGCTGTGGTGTTCGATATTCTTTCCAAGAAAAAGCAGAGCTGA
- a CDS encoding ABC transporter permease subunit, with protein MSENVKKAPSLRELTQKYKVGEFFQKYTMVLALVLVAAFFALRTGGKTLLPANINNLIAQNAYVFVLAAGMLLCILTGGNIDLSVGSVVCFAAAVGTVMMQSGVNMWIAVLAMLAIGLAVGTFQGFWIAKLHVPAFIATLSGMYAFRGFSNVVLGGYQVSITNQSFLDLFGGGAGCYVPDYLRQLFGLANGKPNITCLVVGGLAVVIYILMTIRKIHIQKKLQIHQSIIGMAITTVLISAVIIWLTLKLASHRGIPTVMIWICLVLGVYQYITTRTAIGRHLYAVGGNEKATALSGVKTRNVFWFAYASIGLMAGLAGILTAARARGIDPTYGEGYEMDAIASCFIGGASAYGGIGKVSGMIIGAVLMGVINQGMGILGVDSNYQKVVKGIVLLVAVMFDVLSKRQKR; from the coding sequence ATGAGTGAAAATGTCAAAAAAGCCCCGAGTTTGAGGGAACTTACGCAGAAGTACAAGGTGGGCGAGTTTTTCCAGAAGTACACGATGGTGCTTGCCCTGGTTCTGGTGGCAGCGTTCTTCGCACTGCGAACCGGCGGCAAAACCCTGCTTCCCGCCAATATCAACAACCTGATCGCGCAGAATGCTTACGTATTCGTGCTTGCAGCCGGTATGCTGCTGTGCATCCTGACCGGCGGTAACATCGACCTGTCTGTCGGTTCAGTGGTTTGCTTTGCTGCCGCAGTTGGTACTGTTATGATGCAGTCGGGCGTGAACATGTGGATTGCAGTGCTTGCCATGTTGGCAATCGGCCTGGCGGTAGGCACTTTCCAGGGCTTCTGGATTGCAAAACTGCATGTTCCCGCATTTATTGCCACGCTGTCCGGTATGTATGCCTTCCGCGGCTTCTCCAATGTGGTGCTGGGTGGTTATCAGGTATCCATCACGAATCAGAGCTTCCTGGATCTGTTTGGGGGCGGCGCTGGCTGCTATGTGCCGGATTATCTTCGTCAGTTGTTCGGACTTGCCAACGGAAAGCCTAACATCACTTGCCTTGTGGTGGGCGGCCTGGCAGTTGTCATCTATATCCTGATGACGATCAGGAAAATCCATATCCAGAAGAAACTGCAGATCCATCAGTCCATTATCGGCATGGCGATCACCACTGTTCTGATCTCCGCGGTCATCATCTGGCTGACGCTGAAGCTGGCCAGTCACAGAGGTATCCCTACTGTGATGATCTGGATCTGCCTGGTGCTCGGTGTCTATCAATATATTACCACCCGGACTGCTATCGGACGTCATCTGTATGCGGTGGGCGGCAATGAAAAGGCAACAGCGCTGTCCGGTGTCAAGACCCGTAATGTTTTCTGGTTTGCTTATGCCAGCATCGGCCTGATGGCCGGACTGGCTGGTATCCTGACAGCTGCCCGGGCGAGAGGCATTGATCCCACCTATGGTGAAGGCTATGAGATGGATGCTATTGCCTCATGCTTTATCGGTGGCGCTTCCGCGTACGGCGGCATCGGCAAGGTATCCGGTATGATTATCGGTGCTGTGCTGATGGGTGTGATCAACCAGGGTATGGGTATCCTGGGCGTTGATTCCAACTACCAGAAAGTTGTTAAAGGAATCGTGCTGCTTGTGGCCGTTATGTTTGACGTGCTGAGCAAGCGGCAGAAGCGGTAA